One Mycolicibacterium sp. TUM20985 genomic window, CCGGGAACCAGTTGATCGGCGCGCCGAGGACCGGCCCCACGATGAGCGCGACCAGGCCGCGCAGTGCGAGCGCCAGCACTGCCGCGATGATGGCGGCACCTCGGCCGAGCATCATCCGTCCGGCCACGAGTGCGAAGGACCCCGCGGCGGCAATCAGCATCGGCTCGAACACCTGGCGGAACTGCATCACGCCGAAATCGAACTCCACCTGGAAGACGGACAGGCCGATGACGATGCCGCCGAACGCCAGGTACTGGATGAACTTGATGCCCGGCCCGTCCTTCGGCTTGTCCTCGCCGACGGCGCGGCGGCCCTCGTGCTCGAGGTACAGCGCGCACAGCGTGGAGAAGCCAGCGCCGCCGATCAACATGAGGTGGGTGGAGCCCCACAGCGTGACGTCTTGCCCGAAGATGCGGTGCCAGACGTCGTCCAGCGGGAAGCCGATCAGCGCGTAGAGACCGCAGCCGGCCATCAGGATGCCCCCGACCGGGGCGTACCAGTGTCGGGTGATCCGGACCGCCGACGGTCCCGGCTTGTCGTAGGGCAGTACGCAGGCCAGGCAACCCGCGACGAAGAGGATGAACAAGCCGAACAGGATGAAGTAGTGCGCGGGGTTCGCCAGCGGGCCGGGGTCGCGCCCCTTGCCGATGTGCAGGCTGACGTCCCAGATGAACCCGAAGAGCGCACTGATGATGGTGGTGATGAACAGCGCGACGGGCAGTGCGACCCAGGCCGGCCGGTTGAACTTGCGCCCGGCCCACTCGCCCAGATCGTGAAGCCACGTGATCTTGCGCATCCTGTGTAGGTAGCCGATCCAGATCAGCGCTACGCCGACGACCAACCCACCCACGGACAGGCCAATGATCTCGTTGAGTGCGGCTCCACCGCCCTCGGTACCCGCCGCGACGAATTGCAAGGACCCCGTCGTCATCGCCTGACTCCCCTCCACCATGTAGAGCAACCAACGTTACCGGCGAGTAATATTGCCAGAAACGCGTATGTGAAACCAGTGGTACCGGGTGACAAGTGCACCAACTGTCGGTGAGGTACCCACTCCGGCGCATTCACCACCGTGGAATCTTCGCCGCCGGTTACTTCTGCGGAGGCCTCGGGCCCCGTCTGCGACAGGTCCCGGCCTACCCTCGGACGCGTGAAGCTCGCCGCGCTGCGCCTCCGCCAGCGCGACGGCGTGTCGTGCGGGCCCGCGGTCGCCGTCGTGGCGGGCGCGATGCTCGACGCCGACTATGGCGCCGGTCTCGAGGACGCTCGCTGGTTCGACCGCGAGCAGAACAGGGTGCACCTGGCGGCCAACCTGATCTGGCCACGCACCCTGGGCACCACGCCGTGGGGCATGGCGCGCACGATCTCCGGACACAGTGCGAGACACGGGGTGAGGTACGGCTGGCGCCTACCGCGCTGCCGGGACGCCTTTGCCGACGTGCAGCGCGCTGTTGGGGCGCACTGGCCGGTCGCCGTGCTCATCGGCAGTGACCTTCCATGGGTGATCCCGCGGCACTGGGTGCTCATCGTCGCCGGTCACGGCGAGACTTGGGACTGCTACGAGCCGTCGTCCGGTCAGGTGCTCCCCGTGTCTACGGCGGCGGTCCGAGGCGCGCGGCTGGGCGCGCTCGGGTTCCCACGGGCCTTCGCGTTCGTGCTTCCGCGGTACCGCTTGCCGCACCCTTGATCGAACATATGATCGAACGATGGGCGAGATGCAGTCGATCGGCTATCACGGTCAGCCGGTGCAACAAGCCTTCCGCCGCGTCGATCCGCCCGTGTCCGTGTTGATCGACCTCGCCGCGGTGTTCCCCCGCGAACCGCACCGGGCAGGCGGCTATCAGCCGGCCGGTTTGCAGATGCATGCGATCGTCGAGGGTCTGCTCAGCTACTGGGGGATGTGTGAGCAGGGTTTCTGGTGGGGGTTGGTCACCTACGAGATCGCCTACGGCGCCCACCGCAAGGCCGTCACCCACTGGATTCCGTCCTGGACGCTCAAGCGGAAGTGATGGGCGCCGCCGGACAGTTCCACTCGTTAGGGTGGACCGATGGCACGCAAGCTGGCTACCGCCGATGCCGTCGACCGGGCGGCGCTGCTCGACTTCATCAGACCCAGGCATCAGATGGTGTTGACGACCTACCGTTCCGATGGCTCGCTTCAGAGCTCGCCGGTGACCGGCGGCGTGGACGACGAGGGCCGGATCGTCATCGCGAGCTATCCGCAGCGGGCCAAGTCGGCGAATCTTCGCCGCGATGCGCGCGCGAGCGTGACCGTGCTGTCGGACGAGTTCAACGGGCCGTACGTGCAGGTCGACGGTGACGCAGAGGTCATCGAGCTGCCCGAGGCGGTCGAGCCGCTGGTGGATTACTTCCGCTCGATTGCGGGCGAGCACTCCGATTGGGACGAGTACCGACAGGCCATGATGGATCAAGGTAAATGCCTGATCAGGATCGCTGCGGTGCGATGGGGACCGGTGGCGACGGGTGGCTTCCCGCCGAGCTGAACCGTCCGTCGGC contains:
- a CDS encoding PPOX class F420-dependent oxidoreductase, yielding MARKLATADAVDRAALLDFIRPRHQMVLTTYRSDGSLQSSPVTGGVDDEGRIVIASYPQRAKSANLRRDARASVTVLSDEFNGPYVQVDGDAEVIELPEAVEPLVDYFRSIAGEHSDWDEYRQAMMDQGKCLIRIAAVRWGPVATGGFPPS